In a single window of the Sediminicoccus sp. KRV36 genome:
- a CDS encoding sodium-dependent bicarbonate transport family permease yields the protein MPRRSGYSGAVSSFLTLIPPPVMFFALGFGAGALRAELSVPEALARSLSLYLMVAIGLKGGAALAMPGAAEGLWAALGTGVLLSFLLPLPAFLLLRLVSRLDRETAAAVSGHYGSVSVVTFAAASGTLVTLGVAQEGFMPAVLAVMETPAILTAILLARLGGAGDSPKLNARKLAREVLLNGPVVLLMGSFLIGYLAGEPGRRQLAPFTEALFPGALCLFLLEMGLMAVRQLRASGKGLPLILIAFGLTMPLIGGAAGLLAGGLIGLSPGGAALMAVLAGSASYIAVPAAMRLALPRADAGIYVTLSVAITFPFNILIGIPLWIRLAGIGS from the coding sequence GTGCCGCGTCGTTCCGGCTACAGCGGCGCTGTGTCCAGCTTCCTGACCCTGATCCCGCCGCCGGTCATGTTCTTCGCGCTCGGCTTCGGCGCCGGCGCGTTGCGGGCCGAGCTTTCCGTGCCGGAAGCCCTGGCGCGAAGCCTCTCGCTCTACCTGATGGTGGCGATCGGTCTGAAGGGCGGCGCGGCCCTGGCGATGCCGGGTGCGGCGGAGGGGCTCTGGGCCGCGCTGGGCACCGGCGTCCTGCTCTCCTTCCTGTTGCCGCTGCCGGCCTTCCTGCTGCTGCGCCTGGTCTCCCGGCTGGACCGTGAGACGGCCGCGGCGGTCTCGGGGCATTATGGCTCGGTCAGCGTGGTCACCTTCGCCGCGGCCTCGGGCACGCTGGTGACGCTGGGTGTCGCGCAGGAGGGCTTCATGCCGGCCGTGCTGGCGGTGATGGAAACACCGGCCATCCTGACCGCGATTCTCCTCGCGCGGCTGGGTGGGGCGGGCGATTCGCCCAAGCTGAATGCCCGCAAGCTGGCGCGGGAGGTGCTGCTGAACGGGCCGGTGGTACTGCTGATGGGCAGCTTCCTCATCGGCTATCTGGCGGGTGAGCCCGGGCGCCGGCAATTGGCGCCCTTCACCGAGGCGCTGTTCCCCGGCGCGCTCTGCCTGTTCCTGCTGGAAATGGGGCTGATGGCGGTGCGGCAATTGCGCGCGAGCGGCAAGGGCCTGCCGCTGATCCTGATCGCCTTCGGGCTGACCATGCCGTTGATCGGCGGAGCCGCTGGGCTTCTCGCGGGGGGGCTGATCGGGCTTTCGCCGGGTGGTGCGGCGCTGATGGCGGTGCTGGCGGGCTCAGCCAGCTATATTGCGGTTCCAGCGGCGATGCGGCTCGCTTTGCCACGCGCCGATGCGGGCATCTACGTGACCCTATCCGTGGCCATCACCTTCCCCTTCAATATCCTGATCGGCATTCCGCTCTGGATTCGCCTCGCCGGGATAGGCTCATGA
- a CDS encoding aminotransferase class V-fold PLP-dependent enzyme yields MDGSISPKPARPMARGRLFFANPGPTNIPDSVLAATARASIDFNDPAFLAVYDACFEGLKKVLKTKQHLFMYTASGHGAWEASLVNTLNPGDLVLIPETGHFSDSWAKMCGTLGFAVQQVPADWRRGVEISAIEAALAADTGHKIKAVCCVHNETAAGTRMPLDQVRAAMDRVGHPALLMSDTISSLGCYDFRMDEWGVDVCVGGSQKGLMLPTGFSFTGASEKAMAAHRASTHPRHYFDWTEMLARRQKSFVGTVPTTLFYGLQEALRLMLVEEGLDNVFARHARLARAVRACVQHWSGNNGPQLFCQNPERWSDSVTAVLMPEGFDAEPVRKIALERFNVSTGGGLAKLSGKVFRIGHLGDLNEPMIIGTLGAIEMALGLAGVPHAKGGVQAALDSLAAA; encoded by the coding sequence ATGGACGGTTCGATCAGCCCCAAGCCCGCACGCCCCATGGCGCGCGGCCGCCTCTTCTTCGCCAATCCGGGGCCGACCAACATCCCCGATTCCGTGCTGGCCGCGACGGCCCGCGCCAGCATTGATTTCAACGATCCGGCGTTCCTCGCCGTCTATGATGCCTGCTTCGAAGGCCTGAAGAAGGTGCTGAAAACCAAGCAGCATCTGTTCATGTACACCGCCTCCGGCCATGGCGCCTGGGAAGCCTCGCTGGTGAACACCCTCAACCCCGGTGATCTCGTGCTGATCCCCGAGACCGGGCATTTCTCGGATAGCTGGGCCAAGATGTGCGGGACGCTCGGCTTCGCCGTGCAGCAGGTCCCCGCAGATTGGCGGCGCGGCGTGGAAATCTCCGCCATCGAGGCGGCACTGGCCGCCGATACCGGCCACAAGATCAAGGCCGTCTGCTGCGTGCACAACGAGACGGCGGCCGGCACGCGCATGCCGCTGGATCAGGTGCGCGCCGCGATGGACCGCGTGGGCCATCCGGCGCTGCTGATGTCGGACACCATCTCCTCCCTCGGCTGCTATGATTTCCGGATGGATGAGTGGGGCGTGGATGTCTGCGTGGGCGGCAGCCAGAAGGGGCTGATGCTGCCCACCGGCTTCAGCTTCACCGGCGCCTCGGAGAAGGCAATGGCGGCGCATCGCGCCAGCACCCATCCGCGCCATTATTTCGACTGGACGGAGATGCTGGCGCGCCGCCAGAAAAGCTTCGTCGGCACCGTGCCCACCACGCTGTTCTATGGCCTGCAGGAAGCGCTGCGGCTGATGCTGGTGGAGGAAGGGCTGGACAATGTCTTCGCCCGCCATGCCCGCCTGGCCCGCGCCGTGCGCGCCTGCGTGCAGCATTGGTCCGGCAATAACGGCCCGCAGCTGTTCTGCCAGAACCCCGAGCGCTGGTCGGACAGCGTGACCGCGGTGCTGATGCCCGAAGGCTTCGATGCCGAACCCGTGCGCAAGATCGCGCTGGAGCGGTTCAACGTCTCCACCGGCGGCGGCCTCGCGAAGCTGTCCGGCAAGGTGTTCCGCATCGGCCATCTGGGTGATCTGAACGAGCCGATGATCATTGGCACGCTGGGCGCCATCGAGATGGCGCTGGGCCTGGCTGGCGTGCCGCATGCCAAGGGCGGCGTGCAGGCGGCGCTGGACAGCCTCGCCGCAGCGTAG
- a CDS encoding tripartite tricarboxylate transporter substrate-binding protein, which produces MIRHLALVASCLLAALSPLAAQSFPQRPITLAVGFAPGGSTDIVSRLISERFGANLGPEARVVVENRPGASGIVAGDWLRRQAPDGHTLMLIEVSSHAIAPAALVGGTPFDPLADFTQIAMIGTAPMILIASPSFPAANAQEAVARLRASRPEEFAYATSGVGSIPHLGVEMLAAQLGARFTHVPYRSGGLMLTAIHQGEGQFGIAVLASAAGQVRGGLVRGLAVTSRERFPSFPEIPTLNEAAMPGFELTTWNMIIGPPNMPPAVLAQLNRALLGAVADAPLRERLLQAGVLPWAGENTPETTRAFLTAEVQKYREVVARTGIRLER; this is translated from the coding sequence ATGATACGTCATCTCGCGCTTGTCGCATCCTGCCTGCTTGCCGCGCTGTCACCGCTGGCGGCGCAGAGCTTCCCGCAACGCCCCATCACCCTCGCGGTCGGTTTCGCGCCGGGCGGCAGCACGGACATCGTCTCGCGCCTCATCTCCGAGCGGTTCGGCGCCAATCTGGGCCCCGAGGCCCGCGTCGTGGTGGAAAATCGCCCCGGCGCCTCGGGCATCGTGGCGGGTGACTGGCTGCGGCGCCAGGCGCCCGATGGCCATACGCTGATGCTGATCGAAGTCAGCTCCCACGCCATCGCCCCCGCGGCGCTGGTGGGCGGGACGCCCTTTGATCCGCTCGCGGATTTCACGCAGATCGCCATGATCGGCACGGCGCCGATGATCCTGATCGCCTCGCCCAGCTTCCCGGCGGCCAATGCGCAGGAGGCTGTGGCCCGGCTGCGCGCCTCGCGCCCCGAGGAATTCGCCTATGCGACCTCGGGCGTCGGTTCCATCCCGCATCTGGGCGTGGAAATGCTGGCAGCACAGCTGGGGGCGCGCTTCACCCATGTGCCCTATCGCAGCGGCGGCCTGATGCTGACGGCGATCCATCAGGGCGAGGGGCAATTCGGCATCGCGGTGCTGGCCTCGGCCGCCGGCCAGGTGCGGGGCGGGCTGGTACGCGGCCTGGCGGTGACCAGCCGCGAGCGCTTTCCCTCCTTCCCGGAGATTCCCACGCTGAATGAAGCCGCCATGCCCGGCTTCGAGCTGACGACCTGGAACATGATCATCGGCCCGCCCAACATGCCCCCCGCGGTGCTGGCGCAGCTCAATCGCGCGCTGCTCGGCGCGGTCGCCGATGCGCCCCTGCGTGAGCGCCTGCTCCAGGCCGGCGTGCTGCCCTGGGCTGGCGAGAATACGCCCGAGACGACGCGCGCCTTCCTGACCGCCGAGGTGCAGAAATACCGCGAGGTCGTGGCGCGCACGGGAATTCGCCTGGAGCGTTGA
- a CDS encoding metalloregulator ArsR/SmtB family transcription factor: MDSLLSQLRATAEPTRLRLLALCARGAFCVTELCAVLGQSQPRLSRHLKLLTEAGLLERLPEGSNAYFQVPAQAELARVILARMPEDEPVLQSDRRQAARIAAERARAASDTFQRDGMDWDELRALDLDALAIEAALLRALPERIEALLDIGTGTGRLLEILAPRTRRALGVDASREMLALARARLSERGLTESCTVRQADMYRLPLADRSFDAVTLQMVLHYAEDPAAALAEAARVLRPGGVMLVADLAPHGQAEILSRFAHRWPGFDDAALAGWLGQAGCAMAAMQDIPGRLPVRVWRAEKLAADALTHA, translated from the coding sequence ATGGATTCGCTCCTCTCCCAATTGCGCGCGACGGCCGAGCCGACCCGGCTGCGGCTGCTGGCGCTTTGCGCGCGGGGCGCCTTTTGCGTGACGGAGCTTTGCGCCGTGCTGGGCCAGTCCCAGCCGCGCCTCTCCCGCCACCTCAAGCTGCTGACCGAGGCGGGCCTGCTGGAGCGCCTGCCGGAGGGCTCCAACGCCTATTTCCAGGTCCCCGCCCAGGCCGAACTGGCCCGCGTGATCCTGGCCCGCATGCCGGAAGATGAGCCGGTGCTGCAATCGGACCGCCGCCAGGCCGCGCGCATCGCCGCCGAACGCGCCCGCGCCGCTTCGGACACCTTCCAGCGGGACGGGATGGATTGGGACGAGCTGCGTGCCCTGGACCTGGATGCCCTGGCCATCGAGGCCGCGCTGCTGCGCGCACTCCCCGAGCGGATCGAGGCGCTGCTGGATATCGGCACCGGCACGGGCCGGCTGCTGGAAATCCTGGCGCCGCGCACGCGCCGCGCGCTGGGCGTGGATGCCAGCCGAGAGATGCTGGCACTCGCCCGCGCGCGCCTTTCGGAGCGCGGCCTGACCGAGAGCTGCACCGTCCGCCAGGCCGACATGTACCGCCTGCCTTTGGCGGATCGCAGCTTCGATGCCGTCACGCTACAGATGGTGCTGCATTACGCCGAAGATCCCGCCGCCGCCCTGGCCGAGGCCGCCCGCGTGTTGCGGCCGGGCGGCGTGATGCTCGTCGCTGATCTCGCGCCGCATGGCCAGGCGGAGATTCTCTCCCGTTTCGCCCATCGCTGGCCGGGCTTCGATGATGCGGCACTGGCCGGCTGGCTTGGCCAGGCCGGCTGTGCCATGGCCGCGATGCAGGATATTCCCGGCCGACTTCCCGTCCGCGTCTGGCGTGCCGAAAAGCTCGCCGCTGACGCCCTGACCCACGCCTGA